Below is a window of Desulfarculaceae bacterium DNA.
GCCCGCGCGGCCAAGGAGAGCCTGGGCCTGGTCAACCTGGGCCTGGGAGTGCTCAGCGGTGGCGACGAGGCCAAGGCCTCGCAGATCGTGGCCCGCCTGGGCCTGGCCGCCCTGGCCCGCCAGGGCGCGGGCGCCATCCGCCGCCTGAACAAGCGGGCCTGGGAGCTGACCAGCGAGGGCTGGCTGAGCAAGACCCCCACGGGCCTGCATCTGCTGGAGCCGCCCCTGGACCGCTGGCTGGCCGGGATGCTTTACCCGCGCCCCCGCTGCTACGACCCCACCATGGACCAGGGCCGCGAGTACCGCGCCTTCCTTAGCCTGGCCGACCTGGAGGCCGCGGGGAGCGCCCTGGACCAGGCCGAGTTCTGGGGGGTGCTGCTGTTGGACCTGATGGGCATCGAGCCCGAGGCGATCAAGCGGCTCATGGAGGAGGCGCTGTTCCCGGTGGACGTCACCGAGATCAAGCTGAGCCACCTCATCGGCACCTGGCTGGCCCGCCGCGAAATGGACCTGGAGGGCCTGGCTCCCATACCGCTGGATCGCCTGGGCGAGGCGGTGAGGGCCCTGCAAAAGGGCCTGGCCGGGGAGCTGGAAAAAGAGCTGGCCGCCTCGCTCAAGGCCCTGCCCGATCCGGGCCAGGCCGCCCTGGCCGGGCGGGCCCTGCGCGGTTTGCTCTCGCGCCTGCGGGACGAGCTGGGCCGCCTGGACCCCAAGGCCGAGGTGGACCCGCGCTTCGTGGCCGGGCTGGTGCTGGCCCCATGAGGGACGAGGCCACCCAGATCGGGCAGGTGCGGCGCATCTTCAACCAGGTGGTGCCGGTCTACGATCTGCTTAACCATGTTTTGAGCGCGGGGCAGGATTTGCACTGGCGGCGCTTCACCGCCCTGGCCATGCGCCTGCAGCCGGGCGACAAGGTGCTGGACGTGGCCACGGGAACCGGCGACCTGGCCCTGGCCGAGGCGGCCCTGCCCACCAATCCCCTGGTGGTGGGCCTGGATCTGGTGCCGGCCATGCTGGGGCCTGCGGTAAAAAAGGTCGCCAAGCGAGGGGCGCGGGTGCGCCTCTTGGCCGGCGACGGCACGGCCCTGCCCTTTGGCGACCAGACCTTCGCGGCGGTGAGCATCGCCTTCGGCATCCGCAACATCCCCCGCCGGGGCGCGGCCCTGGCCGAGATGCGCCGGGTGCTCAAACCAGGCGGCCGCGTCTACGTGTTGGAGTTCACCACCCCCCAGAAGCCCTGGGTGCGGCGCATCTACACGCGCTACCTCATGCATCTGCTGCCCAAGGTGGGCGGGCTCATCAGCGGCGACGAGGAATCCTACCGCTACCTTGCCGAGACTATCCGGGAGTTTCCCACCCCGGCTGAGTTCCGGGGCGAGATGGAGGCCGCCGGGCTGCTAGGCGCGCGCAGCCATGCCCTGACCAAGGGCGTGGCCTGGCTGCACGTGGCCGAGCGGCCTTTGGCCTAGAGCGGCCGGGGCACCACCGAGACCTTCTTGTCCAGCACCTTGCCGTAGAGGCGCACCGCCTTTTCCAGATACCTGGAAAAGCTCATCTCGTGCTCCACGGCCTTGGCCCGGGCCCGCTCCAGGGTGGCGGCGTCCACCACCACGGTGGCCGAGACCCTGAGCGGGGCGGGACGTTTGGTTGCTTGCTCCGGGGGCATGGTTTCCTCGCGATTAGCGGGATGCTAAAGTGGGCCTTTCGGGGACGAGCCCCGTGCAAGGGAGTATAGCATGGAGCTGATTTTTCTGGGCACCGGCGGGGCCTGGGGCCTGCCCGAGCACCAGTGCCCCTGCGCCACTTGCCGCCATCTCAGGGCTATCGGCCAGAGCCGCACCCGCACCAGCCTGTGGCTGGAAGGCCCGGCCCGGCTGCTCATCGACCCCGGCCCGGACCTGCGCGCCCAGCTGGTGCGCGAGGACCTGCCCCGGCCCGACGCGGTGCTCATCACCCATGAGCACGGCGACCACTACCTGGGCCTGGACGAGCTGCTCTGCTACCGCCGCAACCTGCCGCCCGATGATTGGTCGCCCATTCCGGTCTATGCCAGCCCCACGGCCTGGGAGCAGATCGAGATTCGCTTCGGCTACCTCCTGGGCAGCCTGCTGGAAAAGCGCCTGGCCGAGCCGGGCACGGAGCTGGCAGGCGCGCCCTTTGGCCTGGAGCTGGGCTGCGCGCCGGTCAAGACCGACCACGGCCCCATCCCCAAAGGCTCGGTGGGCTACGTGATCACCCTGGCCACCCCGCGAGGCCCATTCCGCCTGGGCTACACCAGCGACATGGTGCGCCCGATGGATCCAGACGCCTTCGCGGACCTGGACCTGTTGGTGTGCCAGAGCCATTTCGTGCACGAGCCCAAGGTGAACCGGGCCAACCACCTGAGCCTGCAAAACGCCCTGCCCCAGCTCAAGCGCTGGCAGCCGGGGCGGGTGTACCTGGCGCATCTCTCCTGCCAGGACCACATACCGGGCGACGACCCGGCCAACGCCATGCTCAAGAAGTACGCGCCAGCCGAGCCCCTTTGCGGCGCGGACGGCGCGCCCTACCCCATCCCCCACGACCACGCCGCCTGGCAGGCCCTGGCCGAGCGGGCCTTCGCGGAGCACGGCCTGGCCATGCCGGTGACCGTGGCCCACGACGGCCTGCGGGTGAGCCTGTAGCCATGCGCCCGGCACGCCTTCTGGCCGCGCTGGGCCTGGTTCTCTGCCTGGCGCTGAGCGCCCAGGCAGGGAGCCGCACGGCCCAGGTGGTCTACATTAACGACGGGGACACCATCCTGGTTAGCATCAAGGGCCGCGAGGAGCTGGTGCGCTTGTTGGGAGTGGACGCGCCCGAGACCGGCCACAGCAAGGGCCTGGCCCGCCGGGCTCGGCGGCACCACCGCACGCCGGAACAGGAGGCGGCCGCGGGCCAGGCGGCACGCCAGGCCGCGCGGGCGCTCGTAAAGGTGGGGGACATGGTCAAGCTGGTGGACGGCCGGCCCCTAAGCGACTACCGCGACCGCTACGGGCGGCTGCTGGCCTTCGTGTATCTGCCCGATGGCCGTATGCTCAACCAAGAGATGATCGCGGGCGGCTGGGCGCGGGTGTACCGGCGCTTCAACTACCGCCACAAGGCCGATTTTCGGCGAGCGGAGAGAGAGGCACGCAAAGCCAAACGGGGGCTGTGGGCCGAAAAAGGCGGGCCTTAGGCTTTTCGGCGCAGAATCGGCTGATCGTTTTCCAAGGCCACTTCCAGGCCGTAGTTGGCCGCGACCTCAAGGGCGGGCCGTCCCAGGATCAGAGGCAGCGTTTCGGGCGCATAGCCGAACTTGGCGCTGATGCCCGCGCGCAGGCGGTGATCCAGCTCCAGCAAGGCCAGGGCTTGCTCGGCACCCTCGGTGTCGCCTTCGGCGGCGGCGGCCAAGGCGGCGTGCAGCTGTGCCGCCGGGACCTTGGCCTCGTACTCGCGGGCAAGGGCTCGGGCGGTGTGGTCATCGGCCAGCAGCTCGGCGCGGCCCAGGCGGGGACGCTCCGTCAGTTGCCCCGCGTTGCGGCCGGACCAGCACTCCAGCCAGCGGCATTGCAAGGGCCGTTGCTCATAAATTCCGCAGCCGCGCGGCGTAAGGCGGGAGCAGGCCCCGCCCTCTTCGCGTAGCTTTATCAGTTCCTCAGCCAAGACCTGGAAGCGGCCCAAACGGGCCGAGTAGACCCGCTCGCCAGGCCGCAGGGTGATCAGCGCCTCATGGCCCAGCCCGGCTTCTTGCAGACGGGGCAAATCCTCGGCGTAAAGGGTGGGGCTGCTTACCCGGCAGCAGGAGCCGCAGCCCAGGCAGCGGTCGGCCCCGGCCAGGACCGCAATGCGCGCGGCCAGCTCCGAGGCGGGGGCTTGGCGCGCGGCCAGACGGCCCAGCTCGGCGTCCTTGGCCACGGCCCGGGCCGCGCCGGGATCATCAATGCCCCGGCGGGTGCTCAGCTCCGCCGCGCACACGGCCAGCAGGGCGGCGGGGCCTTGGGCCAGGGCCGCTTGCAGGCGCATGATCAGTGGGGAATCCTCAGGCATGGCCTCGCGGAATCAGACCGCCGCTCCCTGGGCCCGGTCCAGCAGGCGCCGCGCGTTGGTGAAGCACTGCTCCACCTGCTCCGGCTCCAGCCCGGCGTTGAGGCCGACCTTGAGAGCGAAGGCGTGATCAATGAGGTCGCGGGGGGCATGGGCGTCGGTGTTGATGACCAGCGAGGCCCCGGCGGCCAGGCCCAGACGGGCCACCCGGCCGTTGCCCAGGCTGTGCCCGCCCCGGGCGCTTATCTCCAGCATGACGCCTTTTTCGGCGGCCAGGGCGCATTCCTCCGGGGTGATGAGCCCAGGGTGGGCCAGCACGTCCACCCCGGCCTCGAGCGCCGCGCGGTTGGTGCCCGGCGCCACCGGCTCCACCGGGCTCTCGCCATGCACCACCACGATCTGGGCCCCCAGGGCGCGGGCCCTCTGGGTCCAGGGCCCGATGAGCGCGGGCGGCAAATGGGTCAGCTCCACCCCGGCGATTATGCGCATGGCGTGCTGCTCGTCCAGAGCGCGGGCGGCGGCCAGGAGCGCGGGCAGGGCGGTCTCCAAATTGCTCATGTCCGCGTGGTCGGTGAAGGCCAGGCCCTCCAGGCCCAGGACCGAAGCCCGCTGGGCCAGCTCCGAGGGCAAGAGCTCGCCGTCGCTGAACAGGGTGTGGGTGTGCAGATCGATCACAGTTTTCTCTCCCGGCGCTAGCCAGCCTCAGGCGGCGATTTCCACCCTCCCCAGGCTCACTTGGTTGCGGCCCGCCTGCTTGGCCGCATAGAGGGCCTGGTCGGCGGCGGCGCACACCGCCTCCGGGGCCAGTTCCGCGTTGGGCAGGCAAGCCGCCGCGCCCACGCTTACCGTCACTATGCCGGTGGACGCTCCGGCATGATCCAGGCCCAGCTTCTCCACCGCCCGGCGCAGGGCCTCGGCCACCACCATGGCCCCCTGGTCGTCGGTGTAGGGCAATATGGCCACGAACTCCTCGCCGCCGTAGCGGGCCAAAAGGTCCACCGGCCGATTGAGGCCCGCCTCCAACGCCTGGGCCACCCGGCGCAGACAGTCGTCCCCGGCCAGATGGCCGTAGCGGTCGTTGTAGCCCTTGAAGTGGTCGATGTCGATCATCAGCATACCCAAGGGGGTTTGCTCCCGCTGACAATGGGCCCACTGCCGGGCGAGCTGCTCCTCGTAGAAGCGGCGGTTGGCCACTCCGGTGAGGCCGTCGCGGCCCGAGAGCAGGCGCAGTTCCTGGTTGGCCTTGGCCAGCTGGCGGGTGAGCCTTTGCAGTTCCTTTTCGCGGGCCTTGCGCTGGTCCATCTCCAGCTTGAGCGCCAGGGCCGAGCGCACCCGGGCGGTGAGCTCAACTTCCTTGATGGGCTTGGTGATGTAGTCCATGGCCCCGGCCTTGAAAGCATCCTTGAGGCTTTCCTGGTCGTCCTGGGCGGTGGCCATGATCACCGGGATGCCCTTTAGCTCTTTGCTCTGTTTGATGCGGGCGCAGACGGTTATGCCGTCGGCATCGGGCAGCACGATGTCCAACAGCACCAGGTCCACCCCCGGGCCGCCATCCTCCAGGAGGGCCATGGCCTCCTCGGCGCTGCCCGCCTCCAGGATTTCCTGGTAGCCCGCCGCCCGCAGGCTGGCGGAGGTGGCGGCGCGGGCCAGACGGCTGTCGTCGACGATCAGTATAATGGGTCCGTTCTCCAGCATGTCTCTCCGCGGGGCAGGCGGTTGAGGGCGATTCCTCTGACCAGACCTCCCGGCTGGGCCGACGGCCGGGCTCCGGGAGGGCAAAGAACCTGATTGTTGCGGGGCGTGGCGAGGCAGCCGAAGGCTGAAATTTCCCCCGCCCGCCGGCCGGCGAGCTTGTCCGGGCCCTGTTGCCCGGTCGCTCAGTATACCCCAGAGCGGGCCGGGCAGGAACTGCCCAGCCCTCTTGCCGTCCGGCCGCTGGGGCGGCGCGGACCAGGGGCCTCACATCTTGTACTTGCCGAAATCCTCGGGGTCCATGCCTTCCAGGACATCTTTCCAGTCCTTGCCCTGGCGGACCCGGCCCTTGTCCGGCGAGGCGGCCGCGGCGATGAGCACCTCCTCGGCCACCAGGATGGGCGCCTCGGCCCGAAGGGCCAGGGCGATGGCGTCCGAGGGGCGCGAGTCGATGGCGCTGGTCCCCTGGGGGCCTTCGAGATGGATCAAGGCGTAGAAGGTGTTTTCCTTGAGCTGGGTGACCTCGATCTTGCGGATGGCGCAGCCCAGGTGCCCCAGCAGGCTCATGGTCAGGTCGTGGGTCATGGGCCGGGAGAAGGAGACCTTCTCCAGCTCGCTGGCGATGGCCGTGGCCTCCAGGAGCCCGATCCAGATGGGCAGGGTCCGCTCGCCGGTCATCTCCTGGAGGATCAGGATGGGGCTGTTGGACGCGGGGTCTATGGTCAGCCCTTGCACTGTCATGGGGATCATGGCTTCGCTCACTCTCCGGCCTCGGCCAGCTCGCCCACCAGCGAGTTCTCCCGCCCCTGGGTTATGCGCACCGAGACCAGCCGCCCGGCCAGCTCCGGGCCGCCCGGGAAGTTCACCGCCCTTCCGGCCCGGCAACGCCCGCTCATCAGGCCTTCGCCTTTTTTGGCCGGCCCCTCCACCAGCACTTCCACCACCCGGCCCTCCTGGGCCCGGTGCTCCTCCAGGCCGATCTCCCGCTGCAAGGCCTGCAAGCGCACCAAACGCTCGCTCTTGGCCGCTTCGCTCAGCTTGCGGCCCATCTTGCCCGCCCGGGTGAAAGGCCGGTCGGAATACTTGAAGCTATATAGAAAATCGTAGCGGACCTCGGCCAGCAGGCTCAAGGTCTCATTGAATTCTTCTTCGCTTTCCCCGGGGAAGCCCGCGATGATGTCCCCGCCCAGGGCCAGGCCGGGCACCAGAGCCCGTTGCTCGGCGACCCGCTCCAAATACTGCGCCCGGTTGTATCCCCGGTTCATGGCCTTGAGCACGCGGTCGCTGCCCGATTGGGCCGGCAGGTGGAGCTGCTCCATCACCTTGTCGATACCGGCCAAGGCCTCCATGAGCGGGCGGCCCAGGTCCTTGGGGTGACTGGTGGTAAAGCGAATCCGCCACAGGGCGGGCACCTCGGCCACCCGGGCCAAGAGGCCCGCGAAGTCCAGGCCCTCGCCGGGGTCGCGGTAGGAGTTCACGTTCTGGCCCAACAGCTGCACCTCGCGCACCCCGGCTTCGGTCAGGGCGCTCACCTCTTCCACGATCTCCCCGGCGGGGCGCGATTTCTCGCGGCCGCGCACGTGGGGCACCACGCAGTAGGAGCAGAAGTTGTCGCAGCCGGTCATCACCGTGACCAGGGCCTTGAGGCCGGGGTCGGCGGGCACGATGAGCTGGGACGGGGGAACTACCTTAAGGTCGGTGAGGGCCAGGCGGCGGCCCCGGGCGGCCTGGTCCACCAGCTCGGGCAGGCGCTCCAGGGCGCCGGGGCCGAACACGAAGTCCAGATGGGCCAGGCGCTTGAGCAGCTTGTCGCCTTCCTGCTGGGCCACGCAGCCGCCCACTCCGATGATCAACTCGGGGTTGGCCGCCTTGAGCCGCTTTAGCTCGCCCACGTAGGAGTAGACCTTTTGCTCGGCCCGCTGGCGCACCGAGCAGGTGTTGATCACGATGAGATCCGCCGCCTCGGGGCTTTCGGCCCGGCCGTATCCCAGCTTGGCCAGCATCCCGGCCATGCGCTCGGAATCGTAGGCGTTCATCTGGCACCCGAAGGTGGCGATATGGGCGTTCTTGCTCAAGGCCGTGCCCTGTCCTGTCCCCCTGGTTGACGCTTATGCTAAAACCTATACCCAGGTCCGCCCAACGCGCAAGGGCGGCCCGGCCCACCCGGAGGATGCGGCTTGCTGCCCCTGAAGGACGAAAACCCCACCCAGGGCATCCCCTACCTGACCCTGGGCATCATCGGGCTCAATGTCCTGGTCTACCTGTACCAGCTGAGCCTGGCCCCTCGGGCGGAGTACGTATTCCTATACCAGTACGGGGTGGTGCCCGCCTGGCTCACCGGCGAGCAGCCCACGCCCCAGATGCTGGCCTGGCTGCCCCAGCCGCTCACCCTGCTCACCTGCATGTTCCTGCACGGCGGATTTTTCCACCTGGCGGGCAACATGCTCTATCTGTGGATTTTCGGCAACAACATCGAGGACCGCCTGGGGCCGGTGCGTTTCGGGCTGTTCTACCTGCTGGGCGGGGTGTTGGCCAACCTGGCCCACGTCATCGCCTCGCCGGGCTCCCAGCTGCCCATGGTGGGGGCTTCCGGAGCCATCGCGGCGGTGCTGGGGGCCTATTTCCTGCTCTACCCCCGGGCCAACGTGGTGGTCTTGTTGTGGCTATTGTTCTACGTGCAGCTGATCCGCGTGCCCGCGGTGGTGGTGCTGGGGGTTTGGTTCCTGTTGCAGGTGGTGGGTCGCGGAGGGCCGGGGGTGGCCTGGATGGCCCACATCGGCGGCTTCGTCATCGGCCTGGTGCTGGTGCGCCTGTTTTTGCCCCGGCGGCCGCCCTCCGGCTGAGGGGGAAGGCCCTAGCGGCCGATGCCCTTGATGACGATGGAGCTGACCTCGTCCAGGGGGATGCGGTAGTTGCCGAAAGCGGTCTTGCCGGTGGCCTTGAGGTCGCCCTTGAGGATCACCTTCACCGTCTTGCCGTCGGCCATGCCCAGGGTGGCCTTGGTCTCGCCGTCCAGGCGGCGGATCTGGACCGATTTCACCTTGTCCAGGGGCACGGCCAGATCGCCCCGGCCCATCTCGCCGGTCACGAAACCCACGCCCTCGATGGAGAAGTGGCTCAGCTCGACCGTGGTGCCGCCCTGATCGGTCAGGGTTACCAGGTAGTTGACCTTGGGCTCGGGAATCCGGGTGGGGGCCTCGCTGCCGCCGAAGCCCATGGCCATGATGAGGGGCAGGGTGACGACGAGGGCCGTGAGGGCCAAAACGCGGTGTAGGCGCACCATGGATGAGTCTCCTTGCAGGGCTCGCAACATAGACCTCCGCGCTTTGGGCGCGGCAAAAGTTCGCTAATGAATTTGGTAGCACGCCCCGGCCCCAACCGCCAAGTAAAAAGAATTCCCGGCAGCTTGGTTGGGCCGAGGCCAGGTGATATGCTGAGGGCAATTTCGCGCCATTGCCCCTCCGATCCGCAAGGAGAAGCCGGCCCCTTGTTCAACGAAATGCGCCGCCGTTGGAGCATCATCCCCACCTGGCTCAAGGTGGCCCCGGTGGTGCTGTTGCTGGCGGGCTTAAGCCTGGCCAACCACTACCTGGCCCCCACCCGGCCCGAGCTGGCCGCCCTGGTGCAGCGCCTGTTGTTCCTGCCCCTGTTCATGTCCAGCCTGCTCTTCGGCCTCACCGGCGGGCTCATCTGCGCGGCGTTGGTCTCCCTGAACTACCTGGACCTGTGGTGGGGAGCCGGGGCTGGCGCCGACCACATGCTCCTGGGCGCGGCGGAGATGGCCCTGTATTTCATCACCGGCGGGCTCACCGGCTTTTTGGTGGACCGGGAGCGGCGCGAGGCCCGGCGGGTCAAGGAGGCCGAGAACCTGGCCTTGTTGGGCCAGGCGGCGGCGGCGGTGGCCCACGAGCTAAAGACCCCGCTCATCGCCATCGGCGGCTTCGCCCAGCGCATCCAGCGCGACCTGGAGCCCAGCCACCCCTACCGGGGCCAGCTCAACATCATCGTGGACCAGGTGCGCCACATGGAGAACCTGCTGCGCCAGATGCTGGACTATTCCCGGTCCCTGGACCTGCAACGGCGGCCCCTGGCCCTGGAGGAGCTCCTGGCCGAGGTCTTCACCCTCACCGGCTCCAGCGCCAGCGAGCAGGGGGTGGGCCTGGCCTCCAAGCTGCCCGAGGGCGGCCTGGGCCTGGCCGGGGACGCGGGGCGGCTAAAGCAGGTACTTATCAACCTGATCAACAACGCGGTGCAGGCCTCGCCCCAGGGCGGCGAGGTGCTGGTGGAGGCCCGCCGGGATAGAGACCACGTGATCGTGGAGGTGCGCGATCATGGGATGGGCATCCCCGACGGTGAGCTGGAGAAGATATTCTTCCCCTTTTTCACCACCAAGAGCGGCGGCACCGGCCTGGGCCTGGCCATCGCCCGCAAGATCGTCCTGGCCCACGGCGGCCATGTCCAGGTGGAAAGCACGCCCGGCGAGGGCAGCACCTTCCGCCTGATCCTGCCCCAGGAAGACTAGGGCTACCCCCAGCGCAGTTTGGTTCTGAGAATCTCGAAGTAGTCGCGGAAAGGCGATTCCACCAGGCGCACCGAATGGGCCGAGCGCTTGATGCGGATCTCGTCGCCGGGCTCCAGTTCCAGGCCCACCTGGCCGTCGCAGGTCAGGGTGGTGTCCCCGGAGCGCTCGCCCAGGGTGACGCACAGCTCCATGGAGGGGCCCAGCAGAAGGGGCCGGTTGGTAAGGGCGAAGGAGCAGATGGGGCTGAGTACGATGCAGTTAAGGGCCGGATGGCAGATGGGGCCCCCGGCCGAGAGGTTGTAGGCCGTGGAGCCGGTGGGGGTGGAGATGATCAGGCCGTCGGCCTTGAAGGTGGTCAGGCCGTGGCCGTCCACCGCCGCCTTCATCTCCACGATGCGGGCCAGGGCCGCCTTGTTGATCACCAGGTCATTGAGCGCGGTGAAGCCGTCGAGTGTCTCGCCTCCCCGGCGCACCTCGGCGTCGAGCATCAGGCGGGGCGGGGCGGCGTAGTGTCCCTGGAGCACCTTTTCCATGGCCGGCAAAAGCTCCTCCGGCCCCAGGGCGGTGAGGAAGCCCAGGCCGCCCAGGTTCACCCCCAGGACCGGCACCTGCTCCAGGCCGCTGGCCACCACCTGGCGCACCGCGCCCAGCATGGTGCCGTCGCCGCCCAGGACCACCACCAGCCCGGTTTCGGGCGGCAGGGGGCTCTCCGGGCCGTTGCCCGCGCCCGGCTCTCCGCCCCGCGCCTCCAGGACCAGGGAGCTGGAGCCGCGCTCGCTCAGCCAGGCGGCGAGGCGCTCGGCCTGCTGCCGGGCGGCCGGAGTCTTGGCCTTGCAGATTATGCTTACGTGGGGCATGGTGTACTCCATGAGGGAAAGCTACCAAAAGGCGCCCCGCCTAACAAGCTAATAGGCCCCAACCCCCGGCGAAGCCATGCCTGACGAACAATACATCCAAGCTCTGCAACAAGCGGTCAAGCAAGAGGTCATCCAGAACTACTTCCGCGAGCGGCGCA
It encodes the following:
- a CDS encoding histidinol phosphate phosphatase domain-containing protein encodes the protein MIDLHTHTLFSDGELLPSELAQRASVLGLEGLAFTDHADMSNLETALPALLAAARALDEQHAMRIIAGVELTHLPPALIGPWTQRARALGAQIVVVHGESPVEPVAPGTNRAALEAGVDVLAHPGLITPEECALAAEKGVMLEISARGGHSLGNGRVARLGLAAGASLVINTDAHAPRDLIDHAFALKVGLNAGLEPEQVEQCFTNARRLLDRAQGAAV
- a CDS encoding HAMP domain-containing histidine kinase, whose product is MFNEMRRRWSIIPTWLKVAPVVLLLAGLSLANHYLAPTRPELAALVQRLLFLPLFMSSLLFGLTGGLICAALVSLNYLDLWWGAGAGADHMLLGAAEMALYFITGGLTGFLVDRERREARRVKEAENLALLGQAAAAVAHELKTPLIAIGGFAQRIQRDLEPSHPYRGQLNIIVDQVRHMENLLRQMLDYSRSLDLQRRPLALEELLAEVFTLTGSSASEQGVGLASKLPEGGLGLAGDAGRLKQVLINLINNAVQASPQGGEVLVEARRDRDHVIVEVRDHGMGIPDGELEKIFFPFFTTKSGGTGLGLAIARKIVLAHGGHVQVESTPGEGSTFRLILPQED
- a CDS encoding NAD(+)/NADH kinase, which encodes MPHVSIICKAKTPAARQQAERLAAWLSERGSSSLVLEARGGEPGAGNGPESPLPPETGLVVVLGGDGTMLGAVRQVVASGLEQVPVLGVNLGGLGFLTALGPEELLPAMEKVLQGHYAAPPRLMLDAEVRRGGETLDGFTALNDLVINKAALARIVEMKAAVDGHGLTTFKADGLIISTPTGSTAYNLSAGGPICHPALNCIVLSPICSFALTNRPLLLGPSMELCVTLGERSGDTTLTCDGQVGLELEPGDEIRIKRSAHSVRLVESPFRDYFEILRTKLRWG
- a CDS encoding MBL fold metallo-hydrolase, with translation MELIFLGTGGAWGLPEHQCPCATCRHLRAIGQSRTRTSLWLEGPARLLIDPGPDLRAQLVREDLPRPDAVLITHEHGDHYLGLDELLCYRRNLPPDDWSPIPVYASPTAWEQIEIRFGYLLGSLLEKRLAEPGTELAGAPFGLELGCAPVKTDHGPIPKGSVGYVITLATPRGPFRLGYTSDMVRPMDPDAFADLDLLVCQSHFVHEPKVNRANHLSLQNALPQLKRWQPGRVYLAHLSCQDHIPGDDPANAMLKKYAPAEPLCGADGAPYPIPHDHAAWQALAERAFAEHGLAMPVTVAHDGLRVSL
- a CDS encoding thermonuclease family protein, whose translation is MRPARLLAALGLVLCLALSAQAGSRTAQVVYINDGDTILVSIKGREELVRLLGVDAPETGHSKGLARRARRHHRTPEQEAAAGQAARQAARALVKVGDMVKLVDGRPLSDYRDRYGRLLAFVYLPDGRMLNQEMIAGGWARVYRRFNYRHKADFRRAEREARKAKRGLWAEKGGP
- a CDS encoding rhomboid family intramembrane serine protease, which produces MLPLKDENPTQGIPYLTLGIIGLNVLVYLYQLSLAPRAEYVFLYQYGVVPAWLTGEQPTPQMLAWLPQPLTLLTCMFLHGGFFHLAGNMLYLWIFGNNIEDRLGPVRFGLFYLLGGVLANLAHVIASPGSQLPMVGASGAIAAVLGAYFLLYPRANVVVLLWLLFYVQLIRVPAVVVLGVWFLLQVVGRGGPGVAWMAHIGGFVIGLVLVRLFLPRRPPSG
- a CDS encoding bifunctional nuclease family protein, which codes for MIPMTVQGLTIDPASNSPILILQEMTGERTLPIWIGLLEATAIASELEKVSFSRPMTHDLTMSLLGHLGCAIRKIEVTQLKENTFYALIHLEGPQGTSAIDSRPSDAIALALRAEAPILVAEEVLIAAAASPDKGRVRQGKDWKDVLEGMDPEDFGKYKM
- a CDS encoding diguanylate cyclase, which translates into the protein MLENGPIILIVDDSRLARAATSASLRAAGYQEILEAGSAEEAMALLEDGGPGVDLVLLDIVLPDADGITVCARIKQSKELKGIPVIMATAQDDQESLKDAFKAGAMDYITKPIKEVELTARVRSALALKLEMDQRKAREKELQRLTRQLAKANQELRLLSGRDGLTGVANRRFYEEQLARQWAHCQREQTPLGMLMIDIDHFKGYNDRYGHLAGDDCLRRVAQALEAGLNRPVDLLARYGGEEFVAILPYTDDQGAMVVAEALRRAVEKLGLDHAGASTGIVTVSVGAAACLPNAELAPEAVCAAADQALYAAKQAGRNQVSLGRVEIAA
- the miaB gene encoding tRNA (N6-isopentenyl adenosine(37)-C2)-methylthiotransferase MiaB, whose translation is MSKNAHIATFGCQMNAYDSERMAGMLAKLGYGRAESPEAADLIVINTCSVRQRAEQKVYSYVGELKRLKAANPELIIGVGGCVAQQEGDKLLKRLAHLDFVFGPGALERLPELVDQAARGRRLALTDLKVVPPSQLIVPADPGLKALVTVMTGCDNFCSYCVVPHVRGREKSRPAGEIVEEVSALTEAGVREVQLLGQNVNSYRDPGEGLDFAGLLARVAEVPALWRIRFTTSHPKDLGRPLMEALAGIDKVMEQLHLPAQSGSDRVLKAMNRGYNRAQYLERVAEQRALVPGLALGGDIIAGFPGESEEEFNETLSLLAEVRYDFLYSFKYSDRPFTRAGKMGRKLSEAAKSERLVRLQALQREIGLEEHRAQEGRVVEVLVEGPAKKGEGLMSGRCRAGRAVNFPGGPELAGRLVSVRITQGRENSLVGELAEAGE
- a CDS encoding YkgJ family cysteine cluster protein; this encodes MPEDSPLIMRLQAALAQGPAALLAVCAAELSTRRGIDDPGAARAVAKDAELGRLAARQAPASELAARIAVLAGADRCLGCGSCCRVSSPTLYAEDLPRLQEAGLGHEALITLRPGERVYSARLGRFQVLAEELIKLREEGGACSRLTPRGCGIYEQRPLQCRWLECWSGRNAGQLTERPRLGRAELLADDHTARALAREYEAKVPAAQLHAALAAAAEGDTEGAEQALALLELDHRLRAGISAKFGYAPETLPLILGRPALEVAANYGLEVALENDQPILRRKA
- a CDS encoding class I SAM-dependent methyltransferase gives rise to the protein MRDEATQIGQVRRIFNQVVPVYDLLNHVLSAGQDLHWRRFTALAMRLQPGDKVLDVATGTGDLALAEAALPTNPLVVGLDLVPAMLGPAVKKVAKRGARVRLLAGDGTALPFGDQTFAAVSIAFGIRNIPRRGAALAEMRRVLKPGGRVYVLEFTTPQKPWVRRIYTRYLMHLLPKVGGLISGDEESYRYLAETIREFPTPAEFRGEMEAAGLLGARSHALTKGVAWLHVAERPLA